In a genomic window of Temperatibacter marinus:
- the murG gene encoding undecaprenyldiphospho-muramoylpentapeptide beta-N-acetylglucosaminyltransferase, whose amino-acid sequence MGAHSKNRLTIVLAAGGTGGHMIPAEAVADALSARGHNLILVTDPRGDAYPAIMDNYERTVLKTNGMSAGLLGKVKGAFSLARDTIACRQFLKKVKADVVIGFGGYPSMPTVVAAKSCGIPYILHEQNTVLGRVNRLMAKSSEAIALAYENTWRIPENVEYFVTGNPVRKQVLDSLSHGYSLPRSGETFNVLIMGGSQGAHILSKVVPNAIAALVEADRKRLKVVHQARVEDIELVSNIYEQAGVSATVESYFVDIPQRMATSQLVISRAGASSLAEISVLGLPSFLVPLKIAMDDHQTTNAAVLSEAGAAVVFREEEFTVESVKENITQLLSDGSKRLQAMSKAAQSCGSEHSALVLADLIEKVCKRS is encoded by the coding sequence ATGGGCGCTCATTCTAAGAACCGGTTGACAATTGTTCTCGCTGCTGGCGGTACAGGCGGTCATATGATACCTGCAGAAGCTGTCGCTGATGCCTTAAGCGCACGAGGGCACAATCTGATATTAGTGACGGATCCTAGGGGGGATGCCTATCCTGCGATTATGGATAATTATGAGCGGACTGTTTTGAAAACAAACGGTATGAGTGCAGGACTTCTTGGGAAGGTTAAAGGCGCTTTTTCTCTCGCTCGGGATACAATCGCCTGTCGGCAATTTTTGAAAAAAGTGAAAGCTGATGTTGTGATTGGGTTTGGAGGCTATCCCTCAATGCCAACAGTTGTGGCAGCAAAAAGTTGTGGTATTCCTTATATTTTGCATGAGCAAAACACAGTTCTTGGTCGGGTAAATAGATTGATGGCAAAATCTTCTGAGGCCATAGCGCTGGCCTATGAAAATACCTGGCGCATACCTGAAAATGTGGAGTATTTTGTCACAGGGAATCCTGTCAGAAAACAGGTGCTGGATAGTCTTTCCCATGGCTATTCGCTGCCAAGAAGTGGTGAGACATTTAATGTTCTAATCATGGGGGGATCACAAGGCGCTCACATTTTGTCTAAAGTCGTGCCAAACGCGATTGCCGCTCTAGTTGAAGCTGACCGTAAACGTCTGAAGGTAGTTCATCAAGCCCGCGTCGAAGATATAGAATTGGTTTCTAACATCTATGAACAAGCAGGGGTTTCTGCGACAGTTGAATCATATTTTGTTGATATTCCTCAACGTATGGCAACTAGTCAGTTGGTGATATCGCGGGCCGGCGCCTCCTCGTTGGCTGAAATATCTGTTCTAGGCCTACCAAGTTTTTTAGTCCCATTAAAAATTGCTATGGATGATCATCAGACAACCAATGCTGCAGTCTTATCAGAGGCAGGCGCTGCGGTCGTCTTCAGAGAGGAAGAGTTTACCGTGGAGAGCGTTAAAGAAAATATCACGCAGCTTCTGTCTGATGGATCGAAGAGATTGCAGGCGATGTCCAAAGCAGCCCAATCATGCGGTTCTGAACACAGTGCTCTAGTACTAGCGGATTTGATTGAGAAAGTATGTAAAAGATCATGA
- a CDS encoding cell division protein FtsQ/DivIB yields the protein MTTLYYKYGRRFVSLLLILSVSSLGLFFHMNKAMLKTEWINYTRDMGLVLENVAITGHHKTTRSQIQSVLDIDQGMPLVSMDLGAIRKRIEELPWVEQVALKRRYPNTLDIQIQERIPMALWQSEGVVSLVDEAGFILTRKNLESYTDLLLIVGENAHRNIAEISKIIESQAHLSSFVRSAVHVGNRRWDIHFMNGMRLRLPETTDQQEALSAMAHFAELQKSYDVLSREISVIDLRSDKVILKLTPKGKRMMRRENIYS from the coding sequence ATGACAACGCTTTATTATAAATATGGGCGCAGGTTTGTCTCTCTGTTACTGATACTCTCAGTGAGCAGTCTTGGGTTATTCTTTCATATGAATAAAGCCATGCTGAAAACTGAATGGATTAATTACACACGTGATATGGGACTGGTTTTAGAAAATGTTGCCATCACGGGGCATCACAAAACCACGAGAAGTCAAATCCAATCTGTTCTTGATATCGACCAAGGCATGCCACTTGTTTCTATGGATTTAGGTGCGATCAGAAAACGTATTGAAGAGCTGCCTTGGGTTGAACAAGTGGCCTTAAAGCGTCGCTATCCAAACACGCTTGATATCCAAATTCAAGAACGCATTCCTATGGCTTTATGGCAAAGTGAAGGGGTTGTTTCTTTGGTCGATGAAGCCGGGTTTATTTTAACCAGAAAAAATCTTGAGTCTTATACTGATTTACTGTTGATCGTCGGCGAAAATGCCCATAGAAATATTGCTGAAATCTCAAAGATTATTGAGAGCCAAGCGCATCTAAGTTCTTTTGTACGATCAGCAGTGCATGTTGGCAATCGCCGGTGGGACATTCACTTTATGAATGGCATGCGGCTTCGGTTGCCTGAGACGACAGATCAGCAAGAAGCTTTGAGTGCGATGGCACATTTTGCTGAGCTACAGAAAAGCTATGATGTGCTGTCACGAGAAATTTCTGTGATTGATTTAAGAAGTGATAAAGTCATTCTGAAATTAACCCCAAAGGGGAAGAGAATGATGCGTCGAGAGAATATTTATTCATAA
- the murD gene encoding UDP-N-acetylmuramoyl-L-alanine--D-glutamate ligase, translated as MIVPVTYEGKNVAVFGLARTGITAVNALRAAGAKVFAWDDDSARCAEVGSVAHNLYALDFKVLDYLMLAPGVPLTHPKPHALVEKAKRAGVPIMGDFDLFAAGQATLSAHKTVAITGTNGKSTTTALVTHMIREAGMPVAMGGNIGTGVLSLPALEKGGVYVLEMSSYQIDLTHHFKPDIAVLLNITPDHLDRHGDMSGYVLAKARLFELLHSDGLAVMSLDDSYSQSLAVTVGDKDGRLKTITVEEKEMKDGIRILDEILFEVKNNRPCVVGSVSKCQMLKGHHNWQNMATAYAIGLELGIRPEQILVSFRTFAGLSHRQEFVGKINGISFINDSKATNLVSALKALESFKNIHWIAGGRTKDEELTLSSVPFSHLKAGYFIGEAASFFVGEFDDLFPVSNQESLDQALRAAFEQADNGDVILLSPACSAFDQFKDFEERGASFKSTFHALKEEYAS; from the coding sequence ATGATCGTTCCAGTAACATATGAGGGAAAAAACGTTGCAGTATTTGGTCTGGCTCGGACTGGAATTACAGCCGTAAATGCCTTACGTGCAGCTGGGGCAAAAGTCTTCGCCTGGGATGATGATTCTGCTCGGTGTGCAGAAGTTGGCTCTGTTGCTCACAACCTTTATGCACTTGATTTTAAAGTTCTGGATTATTTGATGTTGGCACCGGGTGTGCCTCTCACACACCCAAAGCCCCACGCTCTTGTTGAAAAAGCTAAACGAGCAGGTGTGCCCATTATGGGTGATTTTGATTTGTTTGCCGCAGGACAAGCGACCTTGTCTGCTCATAAAACAGTTGCCATTACAGGCACTAATGGCAAATCAACCACAACAGCCCTTGTTACCCACATGATCAGGGAGGCAGGCATGCCTGTGGCGATGGGCGGCAATATAGGGACGGGGGTACTTTCCCTTCCGGCCTTGGAAAAAGGTGGTGTTTATGTTTTGGAAATGTCTTCTTATCAGATTGATCTAACTCACCATTTCAAGCCGGATATAGCAGTTTTATTGAATATCACCCCTGATCATCTTGATCGCCACGGTGATATGAGTGGGTATGTTCTCGCAAAGGCAAGGTTGTTTGAGTTATTGCATTCTGACGGGCTTGCTGTGATGTCACTGGATGATTCCTACTCTCAGAGTTTGGCTGTTACAGTGGGCGATAAAGACGGCCGGTTGAAGACGATTACAGTTGAAGAAAAAGAAATGAAAGACGGGATCAGAATTCTTGATGAGATATTATTTGAGGTGAAAAATAACCGCCCATGTGTGGTGGGGTCAGTCTCAAAATGTCAGATGTTAAAGGGTCACCACAACTGGCAAAACATGGCGACTGCCTATGCTATTGGACTTGAACTTGGTATTCGACCAGAGCAAATATTAGTCAGCTTCAGAACTTTTGCGGGCCTTTCACATCGCCAAGAATTCGTTGGCAAAATAAACGGCATCAGTTTTATTAATGATAGCAAAGCCACAAATCTTGTTTCTGCGCTGAAGGCTCTAGAAAGTTTTAAAAATATTCACTGGATTGCAGGAGGGCGCACAAAGGATGAAGAGTTAACTCTCTCTTCTGTTCCTTTTTCCCACCTTAAAGCGGGCTATTTCATTGGTGAAGCTGCGTCGTTCTTTGTTGGGGAATTCGATGACCTTTTTCCGGTTTCAAATCAAGAGTCACTTGATCAAGCCCTAAGGGCTGCGTTTGAACAGGCGGATAACGGGGATGTTATTTTGTTATCACCAGCCTGTAGTGCTTTTGATCAATTTAAAGATTTTGAAGAACGCGGTGCTTCTTTTAAATCAACGTTTCATGCCTTGAAAGAGGAGTATGCATCATGA
- the ftsW gene encoding putative lipid II flippase FtsW: MISFSRADNSVVSRWWFEVDRWILVLILMLSGIGVWLTFSASTSVAENIGFTSFHFATRQIVFLSLGLLVTIIVSMMSVKMIRRLAIIALPLCIGLIVITLLIGPEIKGSTRWLRVAGFSLQPSEFLKPVFFICTAWLLSSKFTDQAMPAKRLATFLYLTVAALLIMQPDFGQTFLIGLVFLGQLIIAGLSLAWVATAALAGISALVIGYIFVPHVTKRIDKFVDPTSGDNYQTHRALEAFKEGGLIGKGPGEGTVKMNLPDAHTDYIFAVMGEEFGALACIVLLLLISGIVLRVFAHLRQEEDPFKMLALSGLVMQFALQSSINIAVNLNLIPSKGMTLPFVSYGGSSMLALAAGMGVILAFSRRNRHLTVQEEKRGWGRQTYQLDRGY, from the coding sequence ATGATTTCTTTTTCTCGCGCCGATAATAGCGTTGTTTCTCGTTGGTGGTTTGAGGTAGATCGGTGGATCCTTGTACTCATTCTAATGTTGTCAGGCATTGGCGTCTGGCTTACTTTTAGTGCCTCGACGTCGGTTGCTGAAAATATTGGGTTTACCAGTTTTCATTTTGCGACCCGCCAGATTGTCTTTTTGTCGCTAGGGCTTCTCGTCACAATTATCGTCTCTATGATGAGTGTTAAGATGATTCGAAGGTTGGCGATTATTGCCCTTCCACTTTGTATTGGTTTAATTGTTATTACACTGTTGATAGGGCCTGAAATTAAAGGGTCAACACGCTGGCTTCGGGTCGCTGGGTTTAGTTTGCAGCCATCAGAGTTTTTAAAACCAGTTTTCTTTATTTGTACTGCTTGGTTGCTTTCTTCAAAGTTTACGGACCAAGCGATGCCTGCAAAACGTTTGGCTACTTTCTTGTATCTCACCGTTGCAGCTCTCTTGATTATGCAACCAGATTTTGGTCAGACCTTTCTGATCGGCCTCGTTTTTCTTGGTCAGTTAATCATTGCAGGCCTGTCGCTGGCGTGGGTTGCTACTGCAGCGCTGGCTGGTATATCGGCACTGGTGATTGGTTATATCTTTGTGCCGCATGTGACAAAAAGAATTGATAAATTTGTGGATCCTACGTCTGGAGACAATTATCAAACACACAGAGCTTTAGAAGCTTTTAAAGAGGGTGGGCTCATTGGTAAAGGGCCTGGCGAAGGCACTGTGAAGATGAATTTGCCCGATGCTCATACAGACTATATTTTTGCCGTCATGGGCGAAGAATTTGGCGCCTTGGCTTGTATAGTTCTTCTTCTTCTAATCTCTGGGATAGTGCTTCGTGTTTTTGCACATTTAAGGCAGGAAGAGGATCCTTTCAAAATGCTTGCTCTCTCTGGTCTTGTGATGCAATTTGCTTTGCAGTCTTCAATTAATATTGCCGTAAATCTCAATCTTATTCCCTCTAAGGGAATGACTCTGCCTTTCGTGTCTTACGGTGGCTCTAGTATGCTCGCCCTAGCGGCTGGCATGGGTGTCATTCTAGCCTTTTCAAGAAGAAATCGGCATCTGACAGTGCAAGAAGAGAAGCGGGGCTGGGGCCGGCAAACATATCAGTTGGATCGAGGATATTAA
- the murC gene encoding UDP-N-acetylmuramate--L-alanine ligase produces the protein MKEVPFKIGVVHFIGIGGIGMSGIAEVMFNLGYTIQGSDVAAGPNVVRLQELGIKVFVGQTPANIEMADVVVVSTAIKDNNPELKAARERGLPVVRRAEMLAELMRLKWTVSVAGTHGKTTTTSMVATVLEAAGVDPTVINGGIINAYGTNARMGEGDWMVVEADESDGTFVKLPATVAVVTNMDPEHLDFYGTFEAEKEAFKAFLDRVPFYGAAVLCIDHPEVQRLMPEIQNRRVISYGTSPQAAVRAINITPERGGVTFDVALEETKDRRSREISRIHLPMPGLHNVQNALAAIAVGLEMDSDDETLREAFANFAGVKRRFTHAGIGGGITVIDDYGHHPVEIAAVLNAARESFDHKVIAVMQPHRYSRLSSLFEEFCTCFNDADTVIVSPVFEAGESPIEGFSRDDLAAGLKLRGHKSVDVTEGDEDLADVVSRYATEGDAVICLGAGTITKWAHNLPDKLESMKSS, from the coding sequence ATGAAAGAAGTTCCTTTTAAAATTGGTGTGGTGCACTTCATTGGAATCGGCGGTATCGGCATGTCTGGTATTGCCGAAGTGATGTTTAATCTTGGCTATACAATCCAAGGATCTGATGTCGCTGCAGGGCCGAATGTTGTTAGGCTTCAAGAGCTGGGTATTAAAGTCTTTGTAGGGCAAACCCCAGCCAATATTGAGATGGCTGATGTTGTAGTGGTTTCCACAGCTATTAAGGACAATAACCCTGAACTAAAGGCGGCCAGAGAGAGGGGGCTGCCAGTGGTGCGTCGAGCAGAAATGCTTGCGGAATTGATGCGGCTTAAATGGACTGTCTCTGTGGCAGGGACCCACGGAAAAACGACGACAACCAGTATGGTTGCAACTGTTTTAGAAGCGGCAGGCGTTGACCCTACAGTGATCAATGGTGGCATTATTAATGCTTATGGAACCAATGCACGAATGGGGGAAGGGGACTGGATGGTTGTTGAGGCTGATGAAAGTGATGGAACTTTTGTCAAATTGCCGGCAACAGTTGCAGTCGTGACCAATATGGATCCTGAACATTTGGATTTTTATGGCACCTTTGAAGCAGAGAAAGAAGCATTCAAAGCCTTCCTTGATCGTGTCCCTTTTTATGGAGCTGCGGTCCTCTGTATTGATCATCCCGAAGTGCAACGCCTTATGCCGGAAATTCAAAATCGACGCGTTATATCCTATGGGACAAGCCCTCAAGCTGCGGTGCGTGCGATTAATATAACACCAGAGCGCGGCGGGGTCACTTTTGATGTTGCCCTTGAAGAAACAAAAGATCGCAGATCGAGAGAGATCTCTCGGATACACTTACCCATGCCTGGGCTCCATAATGTACAAAATGCTCTGGCAGCAATTGCTGTTGGCCTGGAAATGGATAGCGATGATGAAACGCTGAGAGAAGCCTTTGCTAATTTTGCAGGGGTGAAAAGGCGCTTCACCCATGCAGGCATAGGGGGCGGCATAACGGTTATTGATGACTATGGCCATCACCCTGTAGAGATAGCAGCGGTCTTGAATGCAGCCCGGGAAAGCTTTGATCATAAGGTGATCGCAGTTATGCAACCTCACCGCTATTCTCGGTTATCAAGCCTTTTTGAAGAGTTTTGCACATGTTTCAATGACGCAGATACTGTGATTGTATCTCCTGTATTTGAAGCTGGAGAATCTCCTATCGAAGGGTTTAGCCGCGATGACTTAGCTGCAGGATTAAAACTACGAGGCCATAAATCAGTGGATGTCACTGAAGGAGATGAAGATCTAGCAGACGTAGTTTCTCGCTATGCGACAGAAGGGGACGCTGTCATTTGTTTAGGCGCAGGAACAATTACGAAATGGGCACATAATCTTCCTGATAAATTAGAGAGCATGAAATCGTCTTAG
- the mraY gene encoding phospho-N-acetylmuramoyl-pentapeptide-transferase has protein sequence MLYYFLADQEGIFNLFRYLTFRTGGAVLTALVICFIFGPKIIRALRSKQKKGQPIRADGPESHIINKAGTPTMGGFMILLALSVSTLLWADISNPYVWIVLSVTLSFGAIGFYDDYKKVTKQTSEGLSGKVKFVIECAIAGLAGYALMELSDPSIGVPGLKDFTLSMLPILYIPFIMLVVVGAANSVNLTDGLDGLATMPVVIAASAFGLIAYIVGNTVLSGYLGVPYVAGSGELAVFCGALIGACLGFLWFNAPPAMVFMGDTGSLALGGALGSIAAVTKHEIILAVIGGIFVLETVSVIVQVLSFKLTGKRVFRMAPIHHHFEQKGWAEPTIVIRFWIISLILALVGLASLKLR, from the coding sequence ATGTTATATTATTTTTTAGCGGATCAGGAGGGCATTTTTAACCTGTTTCGTTATCTAACGTTTCGTACAGGTGGGGCTGTTCTGACGGCACTCGTAATTTGTTTTATTTTCGGGCCTAAAATTATTCGCGCGCTCAGAAGTAAGCAGAAAAAGGGCCAGCCTATTCGTGCGGACGGCCCTGAAAGTCACATTATCAATAAAGCCGGCACACCCACAATGGGCGGTTTTATGATTTTATTGGCACTTTCTGTCTCTACACTGCTTTGGGCAGATATCTCAAATCCCTATGTCTGGATTGTTCTTAGCGTCACCTTATCCTTCGGAGCCATTGGTTTCTACGACGACTATAAAAAAGTAACAAAACAAACGTCTGAAGGGTTGTCAGGTAAAGTGAAATTTGTCATCGAATGTGCGATTGCTGGTTTAGCTGGTTATGCCTTGATGGAATTATCGGATCCTTCTATTGGAGTGCCGGGTCTAAAAGACTTTACCCTTTCCATGCTGCCAATTCTTTATATTCCCTTCATTATGTTGGTGGTTGTCGGTGCGGCCAATTCTGTAAATTTAACAGATGGTCTAGACGGATTAGCAACGATGCCAGTTGTAATTGCGGCTTCGGCTTTTGGTCTGATTGCCTACATTGTTGGTAATACTGTTTTAAGCGGCTATCTTGGGGTGCCATATGTGGCAGGCTCTGGGGAACTCGCTGTTTTTTGTGGGGCACTTATTGGTGCTTGTTTAGGGTTTCTTTGGTTCAATGCCCCGCCCGCCATGGTATTCATGGGAGATACAGGCTCGCTTGCTCTTGGCGGTGCACTTGGTTCTATCGCCGCGGTGACAAAGCATGAGATTATTTTAGCTGTAATCGGTGGAATTTTTGTCCTTGAAACAGTCTCTGTGATTGTACAAGTGCTCTCCTTTAAACTTACGGGCAAGAGGGTCTTTAGAATGGCGCCAATACACCATCATTTTGAGCAAAAAGGGTGGGCCGAGCCGACAATTGTTATACGATTTTGGATTATTTCTTTGATTTTGGCCTTGGTGGGCCTTGCTAGCCTTAAGCTAAGATAA
- the ftsA gene encoding cell division protein FtsA, with product MARKAAQDGLMGVLDVGSSKVACLVARRQMDGSYKVIGVGNTASKGVIAGQITDMDSVEQSIRQAVEKAEKMAGERLDLYTLALHCGDPASEVLTVEVDVDGQVVTEDDIESVMTLARQKATIDEDREIIHAFPAFYMIDGNFAPKAPIGMYGKKLSVNMHLITVLAAPLRNMELCVRKANIGIDGMIAGPYVSGLSTLYEDEIEMGAACIDIGGGTTTVSIFMQGTIVDVKVLPIGCNSLTETIARELLTPRDKAERLKNSEGGVIRAAIDDRVEIDVPIIGGKSDDSDARRMSRSHLTYLMQNHYEFLLREVKKHLDGTGFTESHAKRVIITGGASKAERLEDLAGSILGKNVRIASPALMAGLPISAQSPIFACCAGLLVYNELKPVDVTADSGRKKRLRKPARDGMFGKIGSWMKGNW from the coding sequence ATGGCAAGAAAAGCAGCACAGGACGGTTTAATGGGTGTATTGGATGTAGGCTCATCCAAGGTTGCCTGTCTTGTAGCGCGACGGCAAATGGACGGCAGTTATAAAGTTATAGGCGTTGGTAATACAGCCTCTAAGGGGGTCATCGCAGGCCAGATAACAGATATGGATTCTGTAGAGCAATCTATCAGGCAAGCTGTTGAAAAAGCAGAAAAAATGGCCGGAGAGCGATTGGATCTTTACACGCTTGCGCTGCATTGCGGTGATCCAGCAAGCGAAGTCTTAACGGTTGAAGTTGATGTGGATGGTCAGGTTGTCACTGAGGATGATATTGAAAGTGTCATGACTTTGGCACGTCAAAAGGCAACCATCGATGAAGATCGTGAAATTATTCATGCTTTTCCTGCTTTTTATATGATCGATGGCAATTTTGCCCCTAAGGCGCCCATTGGTATGTATGGTAAAAAATTGAGTGTTAACATGCACTTAATCACCGTGCTCGCAGCGCCATTAAGGAATATGGAATTATGCGTACGGAAAGCCAATATCGGCATTGATGGGATGATCGCGGGGCCGTATGTTTCAGGGCTCTCAACATTGTATGAGGACGAAATTGAAATGGGCGCTGCCTGTATTGATATTGGGGGAGGGACAACCACCGTTTCAATATTCATGCAGGGGACAATTGTCGATGTGAAGGTTTTGCCCATTGGCTGCAATAGTCTTACAGAGACGATAGCTCGAGAATTATTGACGCCAAGAGATAAAGCTGAGCGTCTCAAAAACTCTGAGGGCGGTGTCATTAGAGCCGCAATTGATGATCGTGTTGAGATAGATGTCCCTATTATTGGGGGTAAGTCGGATGACAGTGATGCGCGACGCATGTCGCGGAGCCATTTAACGTATCTCATGCAGAATCATTATGAGTTTCTTCTCAGAGAAGTCAAAAAGCACCTTGATGGAACAGGCTTTACGGAATCCCACGCTAAGCGGGTCATAATAACAGGCGGCGCGTCGAAAGCAGAAAGACTTGAGGATTTGGCAGGGTCAATTTTAGGGAAGAATGTACGAATAGCATCTCCAGCCTTAATGGCAGGGCTACCAATATCTGCTCAAAGTCCGATTTTTGCATGCTGTGCAGGACTTTTAGTATATAATGAACTGAAACCTGTTGATGTTACAGCAGATAGTGGGCGCAAAAAACGCTTACGTAAACCTGCTAGAGATGGGATGTTTGGTAAAATAGGATCCTGGATGAAAGGTAATTGGTAA
- the murB gene encoding UDP-N-acetylmuramate dehydrogenase, translated as MSFCEMSTNAGQKIRESLTNIKGRLTVGAPLFRLSWFRTGGPADLLFEPTDEKDLAGFLRQLPSHIPVTVIGVGSNLLVRDSGVRGVVIRLGRAFSDIEARGDLVKAGGGAMDAHVAKAAQKAGIGGLEFLIGIPGTLGGAVFMNAGAYNQELRDCLIHARAVDRLGALHEIDPTQYEFSYRSSGLPEDWIITSVNLKGTIDECADIEKKMTQIMATRSDSQPIGTRTGGSTFKNPDPLVSNDRSAWQLIDEAGMRGARVGDAQVSEKHCNFLINHGHASAKDIEDLGNLVRESVLEKLGVELHWEIKIIGEKGGYHDNALL; from the coding sequence ATGAGTTTTTGTGAAATGAGCACAAACGCAGGACAGAAGATTAGGGAATCCCTGACAAATATAAAAGGACGCTTAACAGTAGGCGCTCCTCTGTTCAGGTTGAGCTGGTTTCGCACAGGAGGCCCTGCAGATCTGTTATTTGAACCTACAGATGAGAAGGACCTGGCTGGGTTTCTACGGCAATTGCCAAGTCACATTCCTGTGACTGTTATAGGTGTTGGATCCAACTTATTGGTTCGAGATTCTGGAGTTCGCGGTGTTGTCATAAGACTAGGAAGAGCTTTTTCTGATATTGAAGCACGCGGAGATTTGGTCAAGGCAGGCGGCGGAGCGATGGATGCTCACGTTGCCAAAGCAGCACAGAAGGCCGGCATTGGTGGGCTTGAATTTCTGATAGGTATTCCAGGTACCCTTGGCGGGGCCGTCTTTATGAATGCAGGGGCATATAATCAGGAATTGAGAGACTGCTTAATCCACGCGAGAGCTGTTGATCGATTGGGCGCACTTCATGAAATTGATCCGACACAGTATGAATTTTCTTATCGTTCGAGCGGCTTGCCTGAGGATTGGATTATCACCAGTGTAAACTTAAAAGGGACAATTGACGAGTGTGCAGACATTGAAAAAAAGATGACTCAGATTATGGCGACCCGCTCTGATAGCCAACCCATAGGGACACGGACTGGAGGATCAACATTTAAAAACCCTGATCCTCTCGTGTCGAATGATCGGAGCGCTTGGCAACTGATTGATGAGGCTGGCATGCGCGGGGCTCGGGTTGGGGATGCGCAGGTATCGGAAAAACATTGTAATTTCTTAATAAATCATGGGCATGCTTCAGCGAAGGACATTGAAGATCTCGGGAACTTAGTAAGAGAGTCAGTGCTTGAAAAGCTTGGTGTTGAGCTTCACTGGGAAATAAAAATCATTGGCGAAAAGGGCGGATACCATGACAACGCTTTATTATAA